DNA from Vulpes vulpes isolate BD-2025 chromosome 9, VulVul3, whole genome shotgun sequence:
CAGGATGGTCACTATGATGTAGCCATAGGAGATGAGGATCACAATCGTCAGAGCCACAATGATGAGCCCACAGATGCCAAACAAGAGAAGTTCATTGATGGCCGTGTTGCCCCAGGCGATCTGGAGCAGAGGGGGcacatcacagaagaagtggttgaTGCGGTTGGAGCTGCAGAATGGGAGGTGGAATGTGAAGCTGGTCTGCACAACAGAGTTGAAGCAGCCTCCACAGTAGGCGCCCAGCACCAGGCGAGTGCAGGCAGACTGGCACATGGTGCTGGGGTAGCGCAAGGGGCTACAGATGGCCACGAAGCGGTCGTACGACATGACACCCAGGAGGAAACCCTCAGTTGTGGCCagcagggagaaaaagaaaaactgggtggTACATCCTGCAAAAGTGATGACCTTGGATGAGGAGAAGAAGTTGGCCAGTGCATTGGGGGTAATGACAGATGAGTAACACAAGTCCACGAAGGAGGGGTtcttgaggaagaagtacattggGGAGTGCAAGCGGGCATTCAGGGTGATAACGATGATCATGAGGAGATTGCCCAGGACAGTCACCATGTACAGGGCCAGGAACACAGCAAAGAGCAGGGCCTGGGTCCTAAGGCCACCTGCAAATCCCTCCAgaacaaaatcttgaaagtagaGCTTGGAGAAGTTTCCATTACTGTGCGATGGCATGAGCCTCGGTCCTCCCGAAGGGAATTACCCTTCCGTGTTGGCAAATTAAGCGGGTCAAGTTAAACTCCCTGCTGAAGACTATTTAGAAgagataaacaacaacaaaaaatctggaTGAAGATATAATGGAGTTCATGGTTTAGCAAAGAATTAGTAAACAATATTCAAGATAAACGCATAGGTCCAGGGATTTCAATATTGAAGatttcttcttcccttgattCCTAAGCCAATTGTGAAGAGGAATCTGATAGCCAGGTGGTTAAGCAGTGAGATTTTGCCTGTCTTCCAGAGCTAATGTGATAGTGATTGGTTACTACGGGCCAGCCAGGATGCACCATGGGAGTGAGTTAAATCAGGAGTAAGTATGCAGCTGAGCTTCTGACCATTTCAATCAGTGAAAGTATATTAAGACACGATCTGCATGCTATGCTCGAAAACCCtgcaaaaattaatatatatcgAGTTGAAGACATGTTATCCTAGACTGCAGATGTTTTCTCTAAAAGCTTTTTGTAATTACTGCCAGACAGAATTAAGAAATAGAATTcctgcaataaaaattaaaattacctgACCATAGAGAAACCCCAAGAGGTTTCCGATTTTGGTGTAACACATAtgcaaattttatataaatttattattttaaagaatgaaagatgaggaatgcctgggtggttcagtggttcgggcctgcctttgccccagggcatgatcctggagtcccaggatccagtcccacgtcgggcttcctatatggaacctgcttctccctctgcatgtgtgtctgcccttctctctctctctctctctctctctctctctctctctctttctgtgtgtgtgtctgtctctttatctctcttgaataaataattttttaaaaaggaatatcagaaagggagacagaacataaagactcctaactctgggaaacgaactaggggtggtggaaggggaggagggcggggggtggggttgaatgggtgacgggcactgaggggggcacttgacggcatgagcactgggtgttattctgtatgttggcaaattcaacaccaataaaaaataaatttattataaaataaataagtaaataacgaaacaaaacaaaagaatggaagtTGAGACTTACATTCttatttgaaatttgcaagcaaGAAAGCGAATAATATGTAACAGTTTAGAAGTACAATGACTAAATTTAGGAActcaatgaatgaattttaaagattagCTAAGAAGAAAATTTGTGAACTAgaacacagatcagtggaaaatCCTCAGAGTGAAGTATTGAGagacaaaaggacagaaaaaatcagaaatgagtgTTAGAGATCAATAACATAGAGATATACATATTTGAATtccaaaaaatgattaaagagatTAATATGCTGAATCAGTGCTTGAAGAGTTAATGGCCAGGTGTTATCTCAAAACagtgaaagatatttttctacagATTCATTAACCTACAAAATCAAAGCAGCATTTATACAAAGAACGCCACACTTGGACATATCATAGTAAAATATTTAGagtcaaaataaagagaaaagtataaaagcattctgagaaagaagacaatCACTTCAGGGGCACCTAAGTGGAACAGTCAGTTAGGACTCTGATTCCTGCCTTCttctcaggttgtgacctcagagtggtgagattggTTACCATGGCAGCCTCACATTCAGCACAGAATCTGTATGAGACCCTCGCTCCCTTTCCCAGTgcccctcctctaaaataaataataaaacctttctttacaaagaagaccaaaaaagaagacatagtCATTTCAACGTTTAAAGTTAGAAATAAGACTGACCATTGTCTTACcagattaaaaataatggaagccaaattaaaaggaaatatattttcttttcttcaaagaaaatacttatcAACTATTATTCTGCATCTAGCCGAATATATCCTTCAGAACTCAAAGTGAATGTAGCTGTAacaattaaggagtcaatccatttacaattgtacccaaaagcataagatacctaggaataaaccaaccaaagaaggaaaggatctataccctcaaactacagaacacttgtgaaagaaattgaggaagtcacaaagagatggaaaaatattccatgcttacggattggaagaattaatattgtgaaaatgtctctgctacccagggcaatttacacattcagtgcaatccctatccaaatccCATGGACTTCGGGGCAGcaccggtggctcagtggctagcaccaccttcagcctaggccatgatcctggagacacgggattgagtcccatgctgggctccctgcatggagcctgcttttccctctgcctctctctctctgtatattatgaataaataaataaaatcttttaaaaatatcccatgGACATTCATtagggagttggaacaaataatcttaagatttgtgtggagtcagaaaagaccccacataaccaggggaatattgaaaaagaaaaccagagccggcacaaaaaagacacatacatcaatggagcagaatagagaacccagaaatgggccctcaactctatggccgaCTAATAtccaacaaagcaggaaagactatccagttgaaaaaggacagtctcttcaataaatggtgctgggaaaattggacagccatgtgtaGCAGAACGAAACTAGATTATTGTctgacaccagacacaaagataaagtcaaaatggatgaaagatctaaacgtgagacaagaatccatcaaaatcctagggcagaatacaggcaacaccctttttgaagttggccacagcaacttcttgcaagatctatctatgaaggcaagagaaacaaaagcaaaaatgaactattgggacttaatcaagataagaagcttctgcacaccaaagaaacagtgaacaaaactaaaagacaactacagatgggagaagacatttgcaaatgacctatcagctaaagggctagtatccaagatctatgtagaacttattaaactcaacagcaaagaagcaacaatccaatcatgaaatgggctaaAGTCATGAacataaatctcacagaggaaggcatagacatggccaacaagcacatgaggaattGCTcccatcactggccatcagggaaatacaaaacaaaaccaccaggaGATCCTACCTCACAcaagtgagaatggtgaaaattaacaagatgggataccacaaatgttggagaggatgtggagagagaggaaccctcttgcactgtggtgggaatgcagccactctggaaaactgtgtggaggttcctcaaagagtgaaaaatagacctgccctacgacccagcaattgcactgctgaggatttaccccaaagatacagatgcagtgaaacgctgggtcTCCTACACCCCaaagtttctagcagcaatgtccacagtagccaaactgtggaaggagccttgatgcccatcgaaagatggtggataaagaagctgtggtctatgtatacaatgggatattcctcagccattagaaatgacaaatacctaccatttgcttcaacgtggatggaactggaggatattatgctgagtgaagtaagtcagtcagagaaggacaatcatcatatggtctcactcctacggggaatataaaaattgtgaacgggattaaagggaaaggaggggaactgaatgggaaatatcCGAGAAAGTGACAGAACATGGAGGCTCCTGgttctgggaaaccaacaaggggtggtggaaagggaggtgggtggggggaatggtgactgggtgacgggcactgaggggggcatctGACGGGTTGAGCGCTGGATGTtatgctatttgttggcaaattgaactccaataaaaacataaaaaagcctCAATACTctattttcaataatggataaaacaacaaaactaagtaTCAGCAAGGAAATAATAGATGTGAACAGTATTATAAACTTCACAGGGATTATACAGCATAACCAAGTGAGACTTATCCAGGAATACGAGAGTAGaccaatatacaaaaaagaaaaatccctccATATAATACACCATAGACATGGAATTCAGGGGGAAAAACTACGTGATCATCTTAGGAGATCCAAAAAAGTACAAATCATTGTGGAAAGATGAAGAGGACCCACATCAATGTGAAGATATCCCATGATCATGGACCGGAGGACTTACTAATGTCTAGATGTAGTACTCCTCATGTTTAcatatagattcaatgtaatcctatCAAAATCCAATTACCGTTTTATATTtcgtggtgttttttttttttggcaaaaattgACCCTAAATggctgaaaaaatatatgaagagaccAAAGTAAGAGGCCtgacacttcctgatttcaaaactgacTTTGAAGCAGAACAGTGTTGTGCTTGCACGAGGATAGACATAGAGTCAAGGAAAcgaatcaaaatacagaaataaactcacctGTGATTTTCAACGAGGGGCCCAAGGGCACCATCCAACAGTgagaaaagagtatttttcataaatgttgagGAAAAAAGTCTAtaatccacatgcaaaagaatgaattaagagctttacctcacaccacatacaaaaattaactcaaaatggacaaatACCTAAATGCAtgtgctaaaactataaaactatcagAGCTGAACTAGACATCAGTGTCAATTATTGTGACTTGGGATTCGTCAGCAATTTCCTATATGACATCAAAGTACAGACTACAAAATAGGAGAATCAGaactaaaatatgataaaatagacaaattgaacttcatctaaattaaaatcttgtgcatcaaaggacactctGAAGACGAAGACAAAAATCTATATTAAGGTAAATACATTTGACAATTGATACATATCTAATAAGGATAAAATATCCATGGAATATAGAGAATTCCTCCAACTCAGCAACAAAAACACAGTCAAATGTTTAACTGGGCAAAGGTTTTGTTGCATGGGCATTTCTCGAAAGATACATACAACTGGCCAATAAGTTCAAGAGACGTAATTCAATGTCGTTAGTCAAGAGGGAACTGTGgaacaaaaccactatgagattcCACTTTGTTTGTTAGGATGGttacaatgatttttaaagactgagaagAACGAGGGTTGGTGAGTATTTGGAAAATAGAACCTTCATATCCGGCAGGTACAAATATAAGAGTGGCACAGCCTCTGTAGAATGTAGAATCTTTGCAGGATAAGCCATCTGTTTTTTCAATAAAGAAGGTgagtaaaaatattgaaatgaaaatagagggACAGGAAGCCAGTGAATGAGAGGCTTTAGGGGCATCATGAGAACATGGAGTAAGGATGTTATGAATCCTGTTCCAAAACACACCAGAAAGGATAAATGAGTCAATCAGGACAATTGAAACACTAAATGGCAATTCTATAATATTAGGAATTCATTATTAATTGTTTAAAGGATAATAGTAACATAAGGGTTGTCTTTCTTTAAAGTCTTCACTGTTTAAAGGGAGTAGTTATGATGGGCTCTAGATTGATAATATTGAAGTTGGTGGGTGCGATAGGTCATCCATTACTGCTCTAGTTTCATGTCCGTGTGTTTGAGAACAGCCATAATAAAGAGAAGCATGCAtctaaacataaatttaaaaaaacgaAGTGAAGAGAATTTGTCTCACACAGGAGGAAAAGTAGACGTGACCTTTAGGTAGCAGGAAACTgactttgggggtgaggggagctcAGAGATGGCAGAAAGAATGAAGATTATAAAAAAGGGCCCCAATATGGATACccctaaataaatacagattttatgcAGTGCACATCAGGTTGAAAATGCAGAAAGTAAAGTACACCACACCAAAGACAGGTAATTGGGAGTAAATACGTAGAGTTGAAAGGGTTTCCTCATTGTTCAGGGAGTCAGTAACTATACTAACGTAGGTTGTATTAGGTCAATAATGTAAGTTGTAATCTGTTTGCCACccctaacaaaagaaaaaaagagcaaatggaagTAAAACTTAGAGCTAATATAATAAAGGTGGAATAAAACTTTtcaatgaatgttaaaaaaaggagaaagaaataaagagcactaAAGAACATGGTATACATAAAGCCTAAATTTATCTGTATCATGTGAAGGACTAAACTGTCTCGTGTACAACATGATTAAAGTGAAATTTCCAATGAAAAGTTGTGCGCTAGTAGCCAggttgaagaaacaaaactgaaaaatatgcaatcggagaaggacaaacattatgtgatctcattcatttggggaatataaatagtagtgaaagcgaatagaagggaaggtggaagaaatgggtaggaaatatcagaaagggagacagaacataaagactcctaactctgggaaacgaactaggggtgttgggaggggaggaggacgggggctgggggtgactgggtgacgggcactgaggggggcacttggtgggatgagcgctgggtgttattctgtatgttggcaaattgaacactaataaaaaataaatttattattaaaaaatatgcaatctttttttgcaaaaatatgcaatcttaagagatataaaaagcaaacataaaatgttgaaaatgaaagtgATGGGAACGTAcacaggaaaataatattttagcaaaaaCCACACGTCACCACAGTTGCTATAGTAACCCGATAGCCCACTTCACAGTGGAAAAACCAGCTGAGAAGAGGACACTTCACAGTGATGAGAAACATTTGGTTCCCCCAAGACAGGCAACCGTGTTAAATGTGTGAGCACCTGCCAGAAGAGCCTCTGGATGTACAAAACAAAACTGGGCACTTACGGGAGAAAAGTACAAATCCACAACTATGTGAGAGATTTTAACCCCCTCCCTTGGAACTGATAGAACAATCACACAAGGTGCCAATCTGGATACGGAACGTTTAGGCAGTAGCATAGTGACCATAACCTAATGGAGCACGGCACAAACTGGCAggatatttattctttgttttctttttcctaaaagtttttgtttaaagtCCAGTATAGTTAAgagagtataatattagtttcaggtgtacagtattgTGATTCAGCCCTTCTATacagcacctggtgctcatcacacaGGTgcgctccttcatccccatcgcCTGGagcccccccgtcccccgcctctctaccctcagtgtgttctctgtagttcagagtgttttctggtttgcttctttcctttcttcccctatgttcatttgttttgtttctgaaattccacacatgagtgagatcatatgataattgtttttctctgacttcattCACTTAGCATAGGACCCTATATATCCACCCATGTTATTGTGAATGGCAAGGCTTCATgggtttttatggctgagtaatactgcaATGCACGTATATATCACCTCTTTATCAATCAGAGGatgtacattattttcaagagtataaagaacatattaacaCATTGGTTATATTCTGGATTCATTGCAgctttcaacaaatttcaaaggactgaaggtgtaaaaaatatatttgtgtgcaaTTTATATGAAACCAAGCCAAAGGTAAATCACAAATAGAGCATTTTAAAAtcctcatgtatttttaattttaaaagtacttcTCAGTAAGCCATGGGTGTAAACAAGAGTTTTGAAATATGGAAATTGCATAAGACGAGTAACAAAAGTAGCAGTTTGGATGCATTATCGTCTGTGTTTAAAGACAAATTTATAGGCTTAAGTCCATAtgtaagaaaagtagaaaaacaacaaatagcaTTcgtttgaaaatattataaaaataattgctaatGAAATCCCAAgttctcgttcatttggggaatataaataatagtgaaagggaatagaggggaagggagaagaaatgggtaggaaatatcagaaagggatacagaacatagTAGACTAgtcactctgggaaatgaactaggggtggtggaaggtgaggaggtcgggtggaagggaaagggaggagggcgggggatgggagtgactgggtggcaggcactgaggtgggcacttgacgggatgagcactgggtgttattctgtatgttggcaaattgaacaccaataaaaaataaatttatttttaaaaagaaatgtcttttatctaaaaaagagaaaagaaaagagaaaagaaaaaaagaaaagaaaaaaaaagaaaagaaaagaaaagaaaagaaaagaaaagaagaaaagaaaagaaagaaaggaaatcccaagaaaatggaagggaagaaagtaaagaagaaaatttattaaatacaaaacagACATACACCAGAGAGATGTTATAACAAAAGGTGATAATTTGGGGTGAGTGATCCAATATCAAGACTTTTGAGGGATGATGGAGAAAAGGCGAAATTACTGAGGTCAGGAATGAAAGGAGGATATCACTGAGATCCTTGAATCAGAGTGGATCGTGACAGAGTTTTTCATAAACTTGAAAAGTTGTGGAATTTGCAAACCACTAGAAAGATTTCCCCCAACCCAAATGCCCCAATAATGAGGTTGAAGATCTTCAAGtttcatatttattgagaaatgtGATATGTATTGTAAAATCTTTCCATGGAAAAGGTTCCAGGACTAGATGGCTTTGCCGTGGAAAGTAATTACCTTTTCTTTGACCAAGTCTACCAAAACTGAATCTTacacaaaatcttcaaaacaatagaaggaaaatttccatGTTATTTTATGAGGCCCATGTAATATTAATGCCAAACTCTAACAAGGATATTATAGGAAATTTTTTTACAATTACactatcttgggatccctgggtggtgcaggggtttggcgcctgcct
Protein-coding regions in this window:
- the LOC112911255 gene encoding olfactory receptor 9S13-like — protein: MPSHSNGNFSKLYFQDFVLEGFAGGLRTQALLFAVFLALYMVTVLGNLLMIIVITLNARLHSPMYFFLKNPSFVDLCYSSVITPNALANFFSSSKVITFAGCTTQFFFFSLLATTEGFLLGVMSYDRFVAICSPLRYPSTMCQSACTRLVLGAYCGGCFNSVVQTSFTFHLPFCSSNRINHFFCDVPPLLQIAWGNTAINELLLFGICGLIIVALTIVILISYGYIIVTILRMRSGTGRRKIFSTCGSHMTAVTLFFGTLFVMYAQPGAIESMEQGKVISVFYTLVIPMLNPLIYSLRNKDVKEALRRLGQKHSAM